The region CGGCGCTATCTGGATCGCAACGGTGAAACCTTTGAAACGACCATCTCCATTCATCCCGCCGGGCGATATACCTGTTCGATCGTTCTGAAACACCACGATGGTAATGGCTAGCGTCGGCTGACGGCGCTTTTACCCACCCTGATACCGCCCCGGCTTATGCCAGTTCATCAGCATGGCGTTCATCGCCAGCGCACTGAGCGCTCATCATCATCGCAGAGTATTTCGTTATTTTTTGGGTGTAGTCATTTGTTGAGTGCGGCAATTGCCGCCGCAGAAATTTGTAATGATTTACCGCAAGCCTGCAATGGTCTTTCATAAAAAGGTACTCTGAGAAATAGACTTGTAATTGTTTTTCAGAGCTATCTGATGATGTACTCATCATCGTTTTATTTAATTTTTTCTTTTTTTCAGTAGAATTTTTTAGTCGATTAAGTTCCGATCGTATTAATTTTCTGTGATGGGTTTTCGGGGTGAGTCGGAAATCTTATCTCGTATTCCTAATAGATTCTTTATGTTAAATATTGTTTTTTATTTCTGGGAGGTGAAACAACGGGTGAAGATATATTGCTAAATCGCATCTTTGATAAGTGCATGGTGGCGTTAATGAATTTTCTTTCTGTCGAGTTTTCCTTTTGTTTTGTCGCCTTATTTTTGATTTATTGGATTTTTTCTCCCTGGATAAAAATACAGAATCTTATCCTGCTTGTGACGAGTTATGGCCTCATTTTTCTATCCAGCTGGCAGTCTCTGACGGTATTGCTGTTGTTTAGTGCTTGTGTTTTTTTTCTTTTAAAGTTAGCGGTTAATGTTGAATTAAGAAAACTTTCTGTTTATTTGTTGATGTTTTTTACTGTTTTTTTCTTTGTTATGTTTAAGTATTACTCAGGTCTGCGCGATGGTGTGCAAACGACACTCAGTGAGTATGATATTACTATCAGTCTTCCCGTGCTTAATGTGTTGCTTCCTATTGGCTTATCATTCTATATATTTAACGCCGTTAGTCTGGTTGTGTCCGTTGCAAAAGGAGAGATAAAGCAAAGTAATATTTTTAATACTTTGCTTTATCTAAGCTTTTTCCCCACCTTTCTTTCCGGACCGATCAATCGGGCAACCAGACTATTACCCCAGATAGAGACAAAACATCCGCGCCAGCTAACAGAATGGCCACGGGCTCTGTTTCTTATTGCATTAGCGATGGCCAAGCTATTCGGCTTAAACGAATGGCTGGATGAAAACTATGTTTCATCTGTATTCACCGATCCCGAAAATTATACTGGCTGGCAGTGTCTATTGGCGACTTACGCATGGGCCTGGCAGATTTATTTCAACTTTTCTGGTTACACTAATTTGGTAACAGGGATTGCTATTTTACTTGGGTTTCAGATAAACGCCAACTTTGCACATCCTTATGTTGCTGAAAATATAAAAGATTTTTGGCGTCGATGGCATATAAGCCTGTCTTCATTCATTCGTGATTATATCTATATTCCGTTAGGGGGAAGTCGACAGGGATGGTGGCATACGCAACTCAACATTTTCATTGCGATGGTATTGTCTGGTGTCTGGCATGGTACCAGTATTACCTTTTTAATGTGGGGAGGAATACATGGTATCGGGTTGATTGTCTATAACTTCTGGGTTAAATATCGTCAGACGAAAAACACAATTCTGATACCAGGATGTATAGCGCGGTTACTCACCTTTCATTTTGTTTGTCTGGCCTGGATTTTCTTTAAGGCTGGCAGTGTGCATGATGCGTTACACATGCTGGGGATTATCTCCAGAGCAGATGTGGCGCAGTTGACGGTAAACGAGATGTGGGGAATTGCTGGTTTTATTGTTTTATCAATTGTCTATCCATCGTTAATAACACTGCGTGAAAATATCGCTAATACGCTGAAACGCCTCGAATGGTATATGGTGCCTTTCGTAATCGTTTCATTTTTAGCGTTGGTTTTCTTTTTTTCGCCTTCTGGCGTGCCGGGATTTATCTATGCGAACTTCTGAATACCGCACCACGTTGGCTCATGTTTTTAAGAGCCTGTTTGTGATATTGAGCTGTATGGTTGGGTTGATATGGCTGGATCAGCAATCAATCAATAGTTATTGGGAGCTACATTTTCATACTAAAAGTCCGTGGGATGGCATCACCAGTCCATCATGGATATTCGGTAATCATCTGATGAAAGCCTCACTGGCAGCCAAAGATACATTTGTGGAGAGCCTGGCATCGGCTCCAGAAGGCAATACATTGCAGTCGATGCCTGACGACGACACAGCACCTGTACCACTGCAGCACACAGCAACCCCTTCTGGGAAAAAACCGTTACCCTCTGCCGCTGCCAAAGAGCCTGCCAATCACGTTGACGGCAATTCAACTAACCGTTCTGTGAACAGTACCGGCAATGCCAGTAGCGAGGCAGGTACTGTGGTATTGAAAAATGGGCAGACCGTCCTGTTTATTGGTGATTCTATGATGGAGGGCGTAGCGCCTCACGTCATTAAAATGTTACGCGACCGCTATAGTGTGGCCGGTATTGATTTAAGTAAACGTAGCACTGGCCTGACGTATCCCCGTTTTTTCAACTGGCCGTTAATATTGAGCCGTGAGTTGGAAAAAAGGCAGAATATTGGGTTGTTGGTGGTGTTTTTAGGATCAAACGATCCCTGGGATATGCCGTCTGGTAATGGTAAGAATTTCCTGAAGTTTGAGTCGCCTGCGTGGGAGAGCGCGTATCGTGACCGTATTCGTTCTATACTGAATTTAGCTCGTGAAAAACAGATTCCTGTCATATGGGTTTCTCCCCCGAATGTAGAGAATAAGAAACTCAATCATGGGATTAATTATATTAATGGTTTGTTTGAGTCCGAAGTAAAAGCTGAAAATGAAATATCCATTCGGGGGAATGAGGTGTTTGGCTATCAGAATAGTGTCTATTCCCCTGATATGGAACAGGATAAGACGAAAGTACGGATTCGCACTAATGATGGTGTTCATTTCTCGCTAACGGGACAAAAAATGATTGCCGAACGTATTTTTTCGAAAATAAACGTGAGGCCCTCATTGAACGAGGTAAGTCATTAGCATGCCAGATAAAATGATGGGTAAAAACAGGTGTTTGATGATGACGCTCTGTCTGATTCAGCTTACATCCTGTGGCCGGGGAAATAATAGTTTTCCTCAAGCCACTACGTTTCCTGTGGCTGGGGGAAATGCGATTCAGTTAATCGATTATGGCGATCCAGGGTTGCAGCAACTCAAATATAAATTAAGTCATAGCGATAGAGAAAAGATTCACATCCTGCAATTGGGTGATTCGCATACCGCGTCGGACTTTTTTTCCGGGCAGCTGCGTCGTCATTTTAAACAGCAGTATGGAGACGGCGGCGTCGGTTTTATTAGTCCTTTGGCAATATCTGGCAACCGCTTTGATAACGTCTTGTTCCCAACCGCCAAAGGCTGGGACATGATAACCAGTCGAAAAACCAGTAATGCGGGATTTACATTAGGCGGTAATATCGCCACGCCACGTCAGGACAATAATGACGCTGAGTTGGTTGTGCGTGACACTGAGCCGACCTTTTCAATGCAAGCGCTGTACCGTAATCAGACGAACGGGAAGATACAGATCCAGCATCGGACGGTTGTTCTGCCATGCAGTCAGTCCCGCTGGACATTGAGCCAGCCGGTGACTGTCCAGTCGCCTGTCAGGTATTCGCTGGCGCCTTCGGGAGGGAGCCAACTGGCCGGATGGCTACTGTCGTCCAGTAACAGCGGTGGCGTCATGTTGAGTGCGCTTGGTATCAACGGCGCCCGGGTTTCCATGCTGGATAAATGGCGCGATAACTGGTTATCCACGTTACAAATGCTGAAGCCGGATATGGTCATCATGGCGTACGGCACGAACGAAGCCTTTGACCAACAACTTGATATCCAACGTTATCAGCAAAATTATAGCGAATATGTACAGGCTATCAGGCGTGTGTTGCCGGAAGCGGTCATTTTGCTGGTTGGCCCCGGTAGCAGCATCAGCAATAAAAATGGCGCATCTTGTCAGCAGCTCCAGCCAGCTTTGCTAAAACCGGTTATTCAGGC is a window of Dickeya solani IPO 2222 DNA encoding:
- a CDS encoding MBOAT family O-acyltransferase is translated as MNFLSVEFSFCFVALFLIYWIFSPWIKIQNLILLVTSYGLIFLSSWQSLTVLLLFSACVFFLLKLAVNVELRKLSVYLLMFFTVFFFVMFKYYSGLRDGVQTTLSEYDITISLPVLNVLLPIGLSFYIFNAVSLVVSVAKGEIKQSNIFNTLLYLSFFPTFLSGPINRATRLLPQIETKHPRQLTEWPRALFLIALAMAKLFGLNEWLDENYVSSVFTDPENYTGWQCLLATYAWAWQIYFNFSGYTNLVTGIAILLGFQINANFAHPYVAENIKDFWRRWHISLSSFIRDYIYIPLGGSRQGWWHTQLNIFIAMVLSGVWHGTSITFLMWGGIHGIGLIVYNFWVKYRQTKNTILIPGCIARLLTFHFVCLAWIFFKAGSVHDALHMLGIISRADVAQLTVNEMWGIAGFIVLSIVYPSLITLRENIANTLKRLEWYMVPFVIVSFLALVFFFSPSGVPGFIYANF
- a CDS encoding DUF459 domain-containing protein, with product MRTSEYRTTLAHVFKSLFVILSCMVGLIWLDQQSINSYWELHFHTKSPWDGITSPSWIFGNHLMKASLAAKDTFVESLASAPEGNTLQSMPDDDTAPVPLQHTATPSGKKPLPSAAAKEPANHVDGNSTNRSVNSTGNASSEAGTVVLKNGQTVLFIGDSMMEGVAPHVIKMLRDRYSVAGIDLSKRSTGLTYPRFFNWPLILSRELEKRQNIGLLVVFLGSNDPWDMPSGNGKNFLKFESPAWESAYRDRIRSILNLAREKQIPVIWVSPPNVENKKLNHGINYINGLFESEVKAENEISIRGNEVFGYQNSVYSPDMEQDKTKVRIRTNDGVHFSLTGQKMIAERIFSKINVRPSLNEVSH
- a CDS encoding SGNH/GDSL hydrolase family protein: MPDKMMGKNRCLMMTLCLIQLTSCGRGNNSFPQATTFPVAGGNAIQLIDYGDPGLQQLKYKLSHSDREKIHILQLGDSHTASDFFSGQLRRHFKQQYGDGGVGFISPLAISGNRFDNVLFPTAKGWDMITSRKTSNAGFTLGGNIATPRQDNNDAELVVRDTEPTFSMQALYRNQTNGKIQIQHRTVVLPCSQSRWTLSQPVTVQSPVRYSLAPSGGSQLAGWLLSSSNSGGVMLSALGINGARVSMLDKWRDNWLSTLQMLKPDMVIMAYGTNEAFDQQLDIQRYQQNYSEYVQAIRRVLPEAVILLVGPGSSISNKNGASCQQLQPALLKPVIQAQREVAQSYHTLFWNWFDYMGGDCAIERWQQQGIARPDLIHLTQQGYERSADALWQQFAALLNATQ